The DNA sequence TTGAGTAGGAAAACATTGTACTAGATAACGTACGATCATAAGACATCATCGAATGGTCAAATTACGTAGAATCAAAAAGAAATCCTGAAAGATGTACCTTCAAAGTCAAGAAAACCCTTGCGATGGGAGCGGTGACGTCGATCTGCAAACAGCGCCGAGTGCAACAACAGTTAGATCTAAAGGAATCCATGGATCTACACAAGACGAGCCAACCAAGCAACGAaaataaaggagaagaagaaaagaaaagttgGACGGAAATTTCTTTTCTCCGTGCCGGGAGATCTCACCCTTCTCTCCGCGCTGAGGACTCGAATCTCCGGCGATGAAGAGACAAGTTGGAGGATCGAGAACaaggagaggaggagaaagagaaagacCGCCATGGCGGCGCTGGTTCTTCCCATTCTTCGACGACTTCCACCCTTCTCCTCGTCCCTAGGAACTCGCGACTTCCCGACCTTCCCAAATATTTCAGATAAAATTACATATGTATCCCTCCCAAGTCGATGATTTATGTGTCAAGTGCCAATAacctttatttcttacaaaacctATAATTCGAAAACCCTTCAAGGATAAATATGTAAAAGCAGTTTCttcagttttcttttttttttttggggattTTATTAAGATGCACGTGCTTGCACGTGCTATCTTACAAGATAAATGCTGATGATTTAATtagcataaatatttttattctcgATTACATAGTAGGTTTCTACATCGGTGAAAGATGATATTGTAAGTATAAAATTATTAGGAAAAATTctccaaaaaaattattatttttcagtacgacactatttattttctaaaaaatatattatctttattatttatctcGTCGATCGTtgcttctctctctatctctgtaTCTTTAAAAAGGACGTTCTTAATAGTATGCCCTTATTCGATTTTACCTTTCGCTTTTGCGTCTTACTAAAACTTCGCTTTATGCCTGTGCATATCATGCAAATGATGAGAGAGAAAAAGTCTCATCGTGATCATCTTATTTTCCTTCAATTGTGATTGATAACTATGATGTGTGAGGAAGGCTCAGAAGGAGGTGAGGCGCAAGTGACATCATGGTCACCTTCTTGCCCTTCGTCGAGACCAATGATCGTGATGCATAAAGAGAGCCCAACAATCGATATGACATAAGACGATGGGGCAAAGGCAGCATCATGATTACCTCCTTGCCCTTCATCGAGATCAACGAGTACAACATGCGAGAAGAATCCAATGATCAACGTGACGGTGGGACTAATGTGACATCGTGATCACCTCCTTACCCTTAACCTCATCCTCCACTTTGACATTGTTGGCTAATGGCAAGGTCTTACGAGAGGATGAAGGTGAGCAACGAAAGTTAGGTAGAGATTAATTGTAATCTCatctttgattttaaaaaaaagtactctatcaaacaaaaaaaaatttaaaagcttgcgattttttgtttagaatttATCGAAATTATCAAGTCAAATTTAAGAACTATATCATGATATTATTGTGTTGTCGATCAAGATAAAATGCAACATTTATTACAAAGGAAAAAAGGAATCCCTAAACAAACAACGAACACTAAGTGCTTCATGTTTCAGAACCTCGAACAATTCCCCGGCAAACCAGTGCTCCCATCAACCACGACGATCTCCGCCTTGTCGCAGCCGATCACATCCTGTCCAAGCTTTGCACCCGCCGCTTTCAGCCCTTTCAAGGAGGCTGCCTGGTTGAACAGGTTGAGCACCGGCAGCTTGGAGGCCGGAGGCATCTTCCCCGCAGGCAGCAGGCTGGTGAAGTCGTCCCCCATCAATGGCACCTCGAAGTCTTCCTTGTGATGCTTCACCACGTTGCCGTTGGCGCTGATGTGCGCGCCAGGCTCCATGTGGTTGGTGGAGAAGCTTGCTTGGCTCGGGAAGTTGGGGTACAGACTGACGTACCCTCTTAGGTACATCATGTCGATGAGGAACTTCTTCCACGAAGCCTGCCACCCGTTGGTCCTCGACTTGGGAATCTGCACCGGGTTGTTCTTGGCGTCGTCGGTGAACCTGGCGTTCATGTAGGCGTAGAACTCTCGCCAGTGCTTGGGGAAGAAGAGCGCGCCCCAGCTGCAAGGGAGCTGATGGAGGTACGGCGTGTTGGGGTGGATCCGTTTGAAGAACTCGGTCGCGTTCCACTTGGGCCTCTCCTTCACCACCTCCACGAGCCGGGGGGTGTAGAGGGAGATCGAGGAGAGCTCGGGGAGCGACACCTGGGGGTCGTAGTGGTAAGCCAGGAGCGCGTACTTGATCCACAGGTAGTAGTAGGGGGAGACCTCGATGTCGTCTTCGAGGAGGAGGCCAAACTCGTCGTCGTCGGAGGGGTACCAGCTCTCGCTCACGGCCCGGATCAGGCCGCCCTGGATGATACGCCGCCGCACCAGCTTTGGCCCTTGCGCCCATCGGAAGGACCCGACGACCTTGAGAGTCTCCTCGTCGACTTTGCTGTCCATGTTGAAGCTCAAGCGGACCTCGTCGCCGAGGTAATGTGCCTGCTGCAGAGATCTGAGAAGTCTCTGTAGAGAGGATGCTCGGTTCTGGGTGATGATGTTCACGGTGATCCGCATCCGGTTCCAATCTGCAACGAACAGGCCGTGGACGTAAGAAACAAGGTTACATGTGAGCTCGGAGGGTTACATTTCTTACTCGGCAATGCTGTTGGCCGGAGATCAGCCATCCACAAGGCCTTGGACACAGCGGTCTTCGGCAGAAGAACCAGAGCAGTGCCATTTGCGCTGCCTTCGGCCGCCATTCTTAGCGCGTTCTTGACGTTCGCATCGATGTCGTCGACCGCGATCAGCAGACTGGGGTTGTGGATCTTGAGGAGCCCCTTCAAGCTCGAGTACACAGCCTGAACCACCGGGACCTCCGAGTTCGACACGCCTGAGATCGCTCCGACTTCCAGATCAAAGATCTTGAACCGCCTCTCCTTGCACACGACCTTCGGCCACCCGAGAACAGCTACAGCTCCCTCGCAGGAGCAGGAAGAACTCCCGCCTGAGACAGCAATGTAGGCCTTCCTCCCAACCGTCTTTCGGAACTTCTCGAGAAGAGGGGAGAGTGCCTTCACTTCATCGAGGGAATGCGCGTAAAACAGAGCGTCGATCTTCTGAGGGTTCATTGCAGCCCACTGAGTAATATAACCGGTCGACAAAGCCCGCCACCATTGATCATCCCTGACCTGGACGATGTCCTTGAAGATGACAGTGGTTTCAGAGACGTAAGCAAGCCTGTGCTCGCTGTCTCCCCACGTCTCCTTGTCGTTTGGATCCACAGGCAGCACATACGACCCAGCGTTTCTGTACTTCTGAAGCTGATAACTGCACCGATGCACGCAACATGAGAATCGACTCGGTGAAAGCCAAATAGAAAGCAAAGACATTACCTGAGATGCAGGTCTTCACCGGTCATGAAAGTGAAGGGTGTCTCCACAAACAATGTCTTGACAAGATCTGCAGATAGAAACCAAGAGCTCGACAGGAAATCAACCTGCACAATCTTGTCCACGGTGATGTCATAAGCAGGATCGGGCAAGTAGAGGCCTGCTTCCTTGGAACGGAACTTTCTGTAACTTGGAAAGGTGAAGTCCTTCTGCCTGAAAGGTAAGATTCTCCCAATGCTCCCCAGGACTGAGTTCCTGTACTTGTCAGTCCCTGCAACATGGGACAAGATCTCCAGCATTTTCTTGCCGGGGATCATGTCATCATCCAGGATATACACGAAGTCTGCCTCGGTCTGCAGGGCCATCTGAAACCTTCCGTAGTATTTGAAGTCGTAGCTCGAGCTGATGAAGCTGATTTTGGAGTTGTTGTAGCTCTCCACGATCCTTCTCAGTGAGAGCTCGCTTGGGCTGCCGAAAGAGAGCACCCAAACATGGTGGAAAGGCAGTGTCTGGTTGAGCAATGAATCGAGTTGTGCACAGAGTGTCTTCCTCTTGAAATGGTTCAAGATGACAGTGATCTTTGGGATGGAAGGACCCTTTGGGCTCCATTTCGACTCCATCCTCATAAGCTCGGCAAGCGTCTCCGTCCCCGAGCTCTCCTCCTGGAATGCCAACACTTCATCGTATAGCTCCCTCTTGAGCTTGATCATCAACGCATCGTCCGATTTCTTCTGTACGAAATCGATCTCTTCGTGCTCACAGACCTCGGCGAGGAAGTCGCCGGCAGGGACCTCTTGGGTGCTCGACGGGGCGTGcgagtgttcgacgaattgcgtcCAGTGGTGGGCGATCCGGGAGGCCCAAGAGAAGTCAGCTCCGCTGCGTTGGCCGACGGAGGAGCTCATGTGATACAAGAGGAAGGTAGCGTACATGGCGAAGGCGAACTGAAGGCAGGTCAAGGCTGCAACGAGGCGGAAAGAAGCAAGCTTTGGAGTCTTCATCTTGCTCGATTTACCCACGACATAGTCATTGAGCATCCCTTCCAGGTGCCGACTGTTTCTCATGGTCAGAGGACGAATGAAACCCATCAAAGGAACTCGGGAGATGTGGTAGATCTGACGGAaagctaattctcttcgaattatAGTCCTAAATCTTACCAACTCACACGagcatctgtataaacatggagAAAAGAGCAGAACATCGTACCTCAAAAGAAAGAAGGGAAACGGAGAAGCCAATGTAGGTGTTCAGTCTCTGCTGCAGTTTGATCTGTATAAatagaggagaggaagaagaagaagagctaaaGAGAAACTCATACATCTCTCTTTGGTGTAACACCGAAATGCCTTCTGCCAAACATTGCGAGTGGAAAGAGGAGAGGATTTGATCTTAGTCAAACAATTTTTTGCATGAGTTCTCACTGGAGTTGCAGCCATGCTTCATCCAGAGGTCAACAGAGAGACTTCTTACATGTTAGTCAACGTTTGTAGAGGCAACAGCCAAGGAAACTAATCATCCATTAATGACCAGTTCTAATCACTTTCTATCCTCGGTGAACAGTAGAGATCGAATGCTCTCATTACACATAACATCAGAACAGAGTGAATCGCTGCAGAAACTGTGATTTAATGCAGATATTTTACTGCCATCACCTAAGCTGGTTTGACTTTTAGACTCTCAGCTGCTGGTTGGAGATCTAACGACAATGTTGGAGTTTGACCACAATCAAATCTGAGACCAGATTTGTGTCTGGTCATGAAAAGTGTTGATGACAGAATCTGGGATTCTAACTCACAAGATCATTTGGAGATATTTCGGATGGAGAACAACTGGATGAGATATATGTATGTACACATGGCACCGTCAAATTTAGGCAGGTTTGGCCTCAGATCTTTGATGAAGAGGTCAACTGGAAGAGGAGAGTCAACTTGAGTCTCCATGGGAGAGCTGTCAGCATAGCTCCCATTTCAGGTGACCTTTAATGTCCTCAGGCTGTAAAATTAGGCATGGGAATTTGTCCTAAAGATAGGCAAGTACAAATCTGCAGTGACTTCCATCCCTCACCACCTTCCTTGAAGGAGCTCAGTGGAATGGTGCCTTACTGTGAGAACACTGCAAGTTGGTAGGGGAGTCTGCTAATGAGCATGGAATTCACACTACCCACAACAAGCTCACAAACTCCTACCAAAAATCTTAGGGTTCCATCTAAACCTGTGAATCATGAGTTCTTGTTTAATGACAAAGTagcttttttttcttatattattttcctaattgCTTATTCATCATTTAGAATTTTTGACACGCCATGTTTGCTATCAAGTATTTTATAATGGAGGTTGAATTTTATTTTctgcaataaaaatatataatttggaAAAGGTAGATGGAATTATTTTGTAAATATAATTGTTTTAGAATTTGCACAACACTGTGAATGTTAGTCCCAATCAATCAAGAAAATAGAGGATTGTTCAAATATGATCCATTACATCAATATGTCCAAATGTGATACCAAAACAAAAGATTAACAGTATCTTATGAGCAAACAGTTAGATATCTTGGATATTATTTAATAGAAAAGAAATCTtaccaaaaaaaatcataaattattaaaatgGATAAGGATGTCAGAGGTTTTATATACGACCACCATGTCTTCCTCGCTCTAATAAAAATTTAGAAGACAATTGTAAgaatatgaataaaaaaattaatatgatcaAAATTAGAATACTACACGAATGATTGAAAAATATCGAAAAAGGCAGAACAAAAGAAATCCCGATTTGAGAACTGCCCTTAgagaaaatgaaataaaaatccaGAAAAATTTATGTACATCTTTAAAGATATATATTATGAGTACAAGATGGCATCATTTATAAACATAGTAGTACATATttcaaaacaaaaattaaaacatCACATTGCGCAAATATGTAAGTACGTTCAAATGTTTTGGAATTTGCACGCAGTTACATGTCAAAATATAATTGCTAATATTCTACTATGATTTAAGAACACTAAATACCTCATATTGACATGCCAAAATCAGATCATTGTTAACTAAATAACCAGCAGGCATTCGGGAAACCACATAAAATGAAGCTACAAAGTGAACAGTCCCGAGATCGAACACTCAAAAATTCTCGAGAACAGATTATGAAACCACACTAGTAAAGCATTAACATCAAATAACCTGAAGAAATGAGAGGCAAACTCATCTgacaaaccttgaattcaaaaggccCAATCGATAGTACTAGAGCAAATATTTCATTGTGAAATTACTAATAATGAATCTTTATTTTCCTATTCAGCATGAATGCTGAAACAAATCTTCTTCCAAAATTCACAAAAAAGGAGTCACTCTACGACCAATATAACCCCATACATCACCCATGTGACGGCTACAACAGAGCAATGACCGACTCATGTACAACGAGACCACTAGTAATGTTTGAAATACCAAGACCATTATCAAACACATCAGCAGATACATCTCCAACCAAGATAGCAAATACGATGATGCTGGTATCAACTAGTTACACCATACAGTCTAATTATTTCTTGGAATGAGGATCTCCTTACCTATATCCACCTCCGTATGGTTGCTGCGAACCATAGTTGCCCATACCCATCATGGGATTGTATCCGACCCCAGGCATACCAGTTCCACCCATAGGGGTTCCCATCGGCGGTCGTGGCGGCATTCCCATGCCCATAGGTTGATTGATGCTGCCACCGTAACCACCCATTCCCATACCACCATTACCCACCGTGCCCATTCCCATACCACCACCACCCATCATGCCCATTCCCATACCAACACCACCCATCATGCCCATGCCCATGGTGGGATTGGCGGGGCGGATGAGGGTATTTGCACCGGCGCGGCCAATGCCAGAACCAGATCCCATAGCTTTGCCCATTGTGGTTGTAGATATTGGGGTTGCAGAtaccttcttctcttctttccttttctcttTCCGATTTATAGAATCAAAGTCAATTCCAATATCCGCATGAGGATTAATTTTAGCTGCATGAAATTCAATTATGAATAAGAGAGCACAAAAAAGAAAGCCATGTAATATGGCTGATGTGGAAGATGCAAAACTTGCATGGATATTATGTTTACCATATGTAATCTTTTGAGATGTACATGTGATGCATGAATGCACTATGATGTCACATAAAAGTACAAGCAACACCTCAATCAAAAACTACAAGCAGAGCATCAATCATAAAACTAAGCATATGCATGACCTGTAAACAATATATTATCTAGTGAATCCTCAGTGCCTTTTCATAAACAGCACATTGGAACTGAGAAACAACTAAATACTGAGTAAGAAAGACTAAACACTTACATCCAGATATGTTCAGATTGACTAGTCCTCGACTCAATGTGTCAGCCCACACCGTTGACTTGGTCTCaaacttatcttttgaagaaacAGCTTTCACGGGTGTCAAAGATGATGTAGAAGCGGTCACTTCCATAGGAGGAGCCTGCAAGCCAGACTGTGAAAGAAGGTTCGGCTGGGTGGTCTGTGGATTTGTTGGAGCAATAGGACGAGCCTCCTGTGCAGTAAATTGAGTCACCTGTGATGCAAAAATAGCTGGTGGACCTGACTGTAGAAGAGGGTTGCCCAGGACATCTGTTGTTGCTACCCGGGATTCCTGCGGAATTACTGAGGCTGTGAATCCTGTTTGTGGGGCAAGCATACCTGATATATTATTCGGCTGGGTCACAGGTGCTTCTGAAGTTAACATAGCAGGACCAGCAAAAGAGCTTTGTTGACCATCTGATACAGGATTGTAAGTAACACCACCAAAAGAGCCATCAAAGTCAAAGCTTGTGGTTGTTTCAATCTTGGGAGCTGCAGGTGCAAGAATTTCAGCACCTCCAGATGAAATTGAATTGAAGGAAGAGACTGGTGGAAAAATCTCTTGCTGATTGGGAAAATTTTCTTGAGTAGCTATAAAAGGAGGATCCCCAAAAGGATTTTCACCAGCCTGGACAAAAAggtcaagaagaaagaatcacactCAGTCAAGCAAGATAAGATTGATACAGTAAGAGTAAAACAAATGCACGCAGCGAGAGGAAAGGAAATGCCATCACAGTTCACTGTAACTGTATAACaagcaaaaaagaaataaattgtaCTGCAGGACTTTTCTTGTTAATGAGACTTCATAATGTCATAAAAGTCCACACTGTAACAAAGCCTGTCCTGATTTTGGTACATGTACATGTGCCTCATTAAACAATTAACTGCATTGCAAGTATCCAGGGATTTACGCTAGTAATTAAATGATCAAACAAACCTGGCTGAATACAGCAGATGCCGATGATGCAGCAACAAAATCTGTCGCAAAACTTGAATTTGCAGGAAGATCAGCTTCAGTACCACTGTTAGTTGTAGTCAATGGCACCAATGCCAGAGAATAAATAGGAtctgatgctgatgctgatgctgatcCAAATAAGTTCATCTCATGACTACCCGCAGCAGGTGGAGCAGCTGATTGTGGGAAGAAACAAAGCCCTTGTTATTGCTCATTACAAGATTGACATGTTATGACATCAAATCAAGAGAGTTGCATCAAAAAACAAGTTACACTAGTTATTATTAAATTTTGGAGTCGATCATATTAATTTAGTGATCTCCAAACAATTTGGCATTCTTTATTAGAAttcagtttatttttattttttcttacctCTTCATTATGCATTTGTTACAACAGAACTATGACTTGAAATAATCATTACATTCTAATATAAGAAACATATATTTGttttaaaaaaacataaaaaaaggcAGCATTGATAAGGTTTAGCTGCAGCTTTAGAAGGGGAGGACGACAAATGATAATTAGGAGGAAAAACATGTCACTCTATACTCATGATGTTAACTCAAAATTAGTGATGGAAAATTTAAAAACTAATGCAGGTAAAGTGATTCGGAAAAGCATCCTTATTTATGGGGTTAACTGCAAACCAAAACATCAATTGATAACTCACCAGTACATTGTGGCGGTAATAACTAAATATTTGTCACAAAATAAAACAGAACTTGGCCCTATGTGACCCCCAAGCCTATCCAGTCACCATTTCTAGTGAAGCACTGTGTGATGCAAAAACAACTtttatgaaactctttgaagagtgTGCTAGTAGGATTAATACCAAATCCAATGACATCCCATGGCATCATCTACCATATCATGCCATCCATGGCCTTATGATGCTACAAGTTGGTCTCTGCCCTCTCCAAGCCTCTCCATCCACCATTTCTTCTCTGTCTCATGCAGTGGCAACAAACATGCCCCAACTATGGAAGCGATGATAGTGGCAAATGTCAAACACGATGATAGTGAATCTCCACTTAATACATATCATCTCCACTTTAACACATATAatcacatttaaaaaaaaaatcattcctccACTCCCATTTTTCCTACCCTTTTCTTGTGACTACCACAGGAAGCAGTAACTAGCCTCTTTCTTCTTTCAAGTTTGATAGATCAGCTAGAATTGACCAAAATTGACCTGTTCCAGGTAGGTTTAGCCTAGTTGTCCAAGCATGGCTCATTCCAACTATTTCTAACAGTGTATAGTTAATATCTAGCAATACAGATGAGAATTCAACAAAAATCAATGTTGTTAAAAATGGCCACCTTGGGCAATGAAACTAGGTCTCATCACCTAGGCTTCATCGATTCAAACAGATAAATTTTTTGCCTTCATCTGAAGATCATTTATATATTAGTAATGTGTTAGATTCTCAAGGAATAGGTTTCAATCTTGGGTTAAAATTCGATCAGGTTGAGTGCCTAGGAGCATAGAATTAAATGCCGCAAATGTTGCTGCCACTATATACACCACATATGAATTAAATTTGAATCATTACTTTTTCATTTTTTGCGCATCTCATCTCTAAATCGGACCGGACATACTTATGGCCAATGCTTATCGACTTGACATGTTCACGAGACCAGCTTTTAAACCTTGCTTAGGATTTGTGGTGTAACCCATTACATCACAATTACTGTTAAAAATTGTTTCTCTTTCTTTGTTTCCCCTTCTTTCTCCCTTTATTCCAGTGTGTTATGCTTATTTGATCTATATCCCTGTTATTGTTTATTGTCTGTCCCCTAAGACTACACCCCCCTTCATTAATTGGTCATCTACTGTAGAACATATCCTCTGCTATATaccaaattaaatttttttactactgaatctcattttctttctggcctcccttactcttcttcattTAATTCCATGTTGTCCCTATACTCTTTATAACTCTTTTTCAAAAAACTCTGATATTGGCATCCAATCTTTCACATACTTGCACCGAAAATAAGTAACCAGTATCTTCCTCTGGTTCTTCTTTTAGCATCCCTGTGACTTCAAAATCCCAACACAGATAGCTTAAAAGGTGAATCACCAGTAAAGCAGCATTGAGATCAGAGAAAATCCATTTCTATTTGATATGTTTATTTGAAAattaattaatctaaaatgaTCCTAGCCTCTGGTAAAAATTTAGGCTGCTGTGAAGTCCTGTAGAGAGGTCAGAGGATTGAACCCGAAGTTTTAGAAATAAAAGATAGTAGAAACCAACTAACCACATTGTTTGGCCACAATTAGTACCTATTTGTTCTTATATTACCAGATAAATAGCTCATAAAACTGATACAACATTTTCACATAAGCAACAAAGGAAGATTAGAAATGCTACACTTACAAAAGCCACAATCTGCATTACCTGATGCCATACCACGTGGATCAAACTCATCAAAACCGTTATCATTGTTGTTTGTTGATACACCAGCCGGAGCATGGCCTGAGCCTTGGTTTGTAAAAGGAGAGCTTGCTGCTGGTGCAAAAGGTGAAGAAGTTTGGTTCCTACCTTCTGAAGAAGAGTTTGCTCTAGGAGCTGATGGCGAAGATGCTTTTGGCGCAGCTGCTGTGAAATCACTTTCATTTCTGCCAGTGGATCTGATGTCAGAGTCGACTTGCACAATTCTAAAGAACATAGTAATAACAGACACATACCTATCTTcttttacatgattttgagcatcTTTTGC is a window from the Musa acuminata AAA Group cultivar baxijiao chromosome BXJ2-1, Cavendish_Baxijiao_AAA, whole genome shotgun sequence genome containing:
- the LOC135597977 gene encoding uncharacterized protein LOC135597977, producing MGFIRPLTMRNSRHLEGMLNDYVVGKSSKMKTPKLASFRLVAALTCLQFAFAMYATFLLYHMSSSVGQRSGADFSWASRIAHHWTQFVEHSHAPSSTQEVPAGDFLAEVCEHEEIDFVQKKSDDALMIKLKRELYDEVLAFQEESSGTETLAELMRMESKWSPKGPSIPKITVILNHFKRKTLCAQLDSLLNQTLPFHHVWVLSFGSPSELSLRRIVESYNNSKISFISSSYDFKYYGRFQMALQTEADFVYILDDDMIPGKKMLEILSHVAGTDKYRNSVLGSIGRILPFRQKDFTFPSYRKFRSKEAGLYLPDPAYDITVDKIVQVDFLSSSWFLSADLVKTLFVETPFTFMTGEDLHLSYQLQKYRNAGSYVLPVDPNDKETWGDSEHRLAYVSETTVIFKDIVQVRDDQWWRALSTGYITQWAAMNPQKIDALFYAHSLDEVKALSPLLEKFRKTVGRKAYIAVSGGSSSCSCEGAVAVLGWPKVVCKERRFKIFDLEVGAISGVSNSEVPVVQAVYSSLKGLLKIHNPSLLIAVDDIDANVKNALRMAAEGSANGTALVLLPKTAVSKALWMADLRPTALPNWNRMRITVNIITQNRASSLQRLLRSLQQAHYLGDEVRLSFNMDSKVDEETLKVVGSFRWAQGPKLVRRRIIQGGLIRAVSESWYPSDDDEFGLLLEDDIEVSPYYYLWIKYALLAYHYDPQVSLPELSSISLYTPRLVEVVKERPKWNATEFFKRIHPNTPYLHQLPCSWGALFFPKHWREFYAYMNARFTDDAKNNPVQIPKSRTNGWQASWKKFLIDMMYLRGYVSLYPNFPSQASFSTNHMEPGAHISANGNVVKHHKEDFEVPLMGDDFTSLLPAGKMPPASKLPVLNLFNQAASLKGLKAAGAKLGQDVIGCDKAEIVVVDGSTGLPGNCSRF
- the LOC135598312 gene encoding clathrin interactor EPSIN 2-like: MKKAFDQTVRDLKREVNKKVLKVPNIEQKILDATSNEPWGPHGSLLADIAQATRNYHEYQMIMNVIWKRINDTGKNWRHVYKALTVLEYLVAHGSERVIDEMKEHAYQISTLSDFQYIDSSGRDQGNNVRRKSQSLVALVNDKERIQEARQKAAANRDKYRSTFSTGRPGSHGGYGDRYDDDRSASRDEDRYGNGKEREWGYRDDDKYGRGRDSYGGEGDRYGRYADERSGRDGYRDDDYRRGRGNDDYQYGSRNRSLSRDRSLDDDDRSSRSGGGRADNLPHDERQLDRRLSEQSIGAPPSYEEVAKDAQNHVKEDRNESDFTAAAPKASSPSAPRANSSSEGRNQTSSPFAPAASSPFTNQGSGHAPAGVSTNNNDNGFDEFDPRGMASAAPPAAGSHEMNLFGSASASASDPIYSLALVPLTTTNSGTEADLPANSSFATDFVAASSASAVFSQAGENPFGDPPFIATQENFPNQQEIFPPVSSFNSISSGGAEILAPAAPKIETTTSFDFDGSFGGVTYNPVSDGQQSSFAGPAMLTSEAPVTQPNNISGMLAPQTGFTASVIPQESRVATTDVLGNPLLQSGPPAIFASQVTQFTAQEARPIAPTNPQTTQPNLLSQSGLQAPPMEVTASTSSLTPVKAVSSKDKFETKSTVWADTLSRGLVNLNISGSKINPHADIGIDFDSINRKEKRKEEKKVSATPISTTTMGKAMGSGSGIGRAGANTLIRPANPTMGMGMMGGVGMGMGMMGGGGMGMGTVGNGGMGMGGYGGSINQPMGMGMPPRPPMGTPMGGTGMPGVGYNPMMGMGNYGSQQPYGGGYR